One part of the Oceanihabitans sp. IOP_32 genome encodes these proteins:
- a CDS encoding DUF3127 domain-containing protein, giving the protein MEVQGRIKMIGETQTFGSNGFRKREVVVTTEEQYPQHIMVEFVQDKTDLLNSYNVGQQVKISINLRGREWVNPQGETKYFNSIQGWRIEALQTEASEGNLPPVPPTDAFEPASNLKEDDHDDLPF; this is encoded by the coding sequence ATGGAAGTTCAAGGAAGAATTAAAATGATAGGAGAAACTCAAACTTTTGGTAGTAACGGGTTTAGAAAAAGAGAGGTAGTGGTTACTACAGAGGAGCAATATCCACAGCATATTATGGTGGAATTTGTTCAAGATAAAACAGATTTACTTAACAGTTATAATGTTGGACAACAAGTTAAAATAAGCATTAATTTACGAGGTAGGGAGTGGGTTAACCCACAAGGCGAAACCAAGTATTTCAATTCGATTCAAGGTTGGAGAATTGAGGCTTTGCAAACAGAGGCTTCAGAGGGGAATTTACCACCAGTACCACCAACAGACGCTTTTGAGCCAGCATCGAATTTAAAGGAAGACGATCACGACGATCTGCCTTTTTAA
- a CDS encoding flavin reductase family protein — MTSFSPKELSTSKLHAYLLSAVAPRPIAFASTLDANGKPNLAPFSFFNVFSANPPILIFSPARRVRGNTVKHTLQNVEAVKEVVINVVNYDLVHQMSLSSTEYEEGVNEFEKAGLTMLKSDIVKPFRVAESPIQFECQVNEIVKLGDKGGAGNLVICEVVKLHINKNVLDEEGTINQNKLDLVARAGGSYYSRAKNGFFEIPKPLSTLGIGVDSFPDCVKNSTVLTGNNFGMLANVEALPTDKSVQHFVENLGSRHPDIKSATLVEKHKLAQNYLSQGDVDSAWKILLA, encoded by the coding sequence ATGACCTCTTTTAGTCCTAAAGAATTGTCAACTAGTAAATTGCATGCGTACTTGCTAAGTGCAGTAGCGCCTAGACCTATTGCATTCGCCAGTACTTTAGACGCTAATGGTAAACCTAATTTAGCACCGTTTAGTTTTTTTAATGTGTTTAGCGCAAATCCACCAATTCTCATTTTTTCTCCAGCGCGTCGGGTTAGAGGAAATACGGTTAAACACACATTGCAAAATGTAGAGGCTGTAAAAGAAGTGGTGATTAACGTTGTAAATTATGATTTGGTGCATCAAATGTCTTTGAGTAGTACAGAATATGAAGAGGGAGTTAATGAGTTTGAAAAGGCCGGCTTAACCATGCTGAAGTCTGATATTGTTAAACCGTTTCGTGTTGCAGAATCTCCAATTCAATTTGAATGTCAAGTGAACGAAATTGTTAAATTAGGAGATAAAGGTGGTGCAGGGAATCTTGTGATTTGCGAAGTTGTAAAACTTCATATTAACAAAAATGTTTTAGATGAAGAAGGTACGATAAATCAAAATAAATTAGATTTGGTTGCCAGAGCAGGGGGGAGCTATTACAGCCGAGCAAAAAACGGTTTTTTCGAAATTCCAAAACCTTTATCCACTTTAGGTATTGGTGTCGATAGTTTCCCCGATTGTGTTAAAAACAGTACGGTTTTAACAGGAAATAATTTTGGAATGTTAGCTAATGTTGAAGCCTTGCCAACGGATAAAAGTGTACAGCATTTTGTTGAAAATTTAGGATCGCGCCATCCTGATATCAAATCTGCGACACTCGTAGAAAAGCACAAATTGGCGCAAAATTATTTAAGTCAAGGCGATGTCGATAGCGCTTGGAAAATTTTATTGGCCTAA
- a CDS encoding sensor histidine kinase codes for MIFEEYKNTFRWIMIVASFLIVALILLKTYEFFQHFKEEERIKMENWSFAQSDLLKTDNLDVNLGDLPLKVITSNQTTPMIKVDKDGTIEFNNINDKRATDSTYINKLILKFKQENTPIQVTLDDTIVSTIYYGNSPLLNKLKYYPLALILIIVLFGAVIFFFYRSNKNATQNKLWSGMAKETAHQIGTPLSSLIGWTEILKSEQVNPDYIVEIEKDINRLQTITERFSKIGSIPILERADIIKETIEAYSYLKTRSSKLVEFDMVTPTGELPVKLNKQLYGWVIENLVKNAIDAMKGRGKLSIRITKLEKNVKIEIEDTGKGIPKHQFKKIFEPGFTTKKRGWGLGLSLTKRIIEDFHDGTISVLKSQLNKGTTIQIVLRSAR; via the coding sequence ATGATTTTTGAAGAGTATAAAAATACGTTTCGATGGATTATGATTGTGGCATCATTCTTAATCGTAGCTCTTATTTTGTTGAAAACTTACGAGTTTTTTCAACATTTTAAAGAAGAGGAACGTATTAAAATGGAAAATTGGTCTTTTGCTCAAAGTGATTTGCTTAAAACAGACAATTTAGATGTTAATTTGGGAGACTTACCCTTAAAGGTGATTACCAGTAACCAAACTACACCTATGATTAAGGTGGATAAAGATGGTACTATTGAGTTTAACAACATCAATGATAAAAGAGCCACAGACTCCACCTATATTAATAAACTTATTTTAAAATTTAAACAAGAGAACACTCCCATTCAAGTCACATTAGACGACACGATTGTAAGTACCATTTACTATGGCAACTCCCCTTTGTTAAATAAATTAAAATACTATCCGCTTGCATTAATTCTTATTATTGTTTTATTTGGAGCTGTTATATTTTTCTTTTATCGCAGTAATAAAAATGCCACTCAAAACAAACTGTGGTCTGGTATGGCAAAAGAAACCGCACATCAAATAGGCACACCATTATCGTCTTTAATTGGTTGGACAGAAATTTTAAAAAGCGAACAGGTTAACCCTGATTATATTGTTGAAATTGAAAAAGATATAAATCGTTTACAAACCATCACAGAACGTTTTAGTAAAATAGGTTCTATTCCAATCTTAGAACGTGCCGATATTATAAAAGAGACCATTGAAGCTTACAGTTATTTAAAAACAAGATCGTCTAAGCTTGTAGAATTTGATATGGTTACACCAACAGGAGAGCTACCAGTAAAACTAAATAAGCAACTGTATGGTTGGGTGATTGAAAACTTAGTAAAAAATGCTATTGATGCCATGAAGGGCAGAGGAAAGCTATCCATAAGAATTACCAAATTAGAAAAAAACGTAAAAATAGAGATAGAAGATACTGGAAAAGGAATTCCAAAACATCAATTTAAAAAAATATTCGAACCTGGTTTTACCACCAAAAAACGAGGTTGGGGATTAGGCTTATCGCTAACGAAACGAATTATAGAAGATTTTCACGATGGCACAATAAGCGTGTTAAAATCTCAATTAAATAAAGGTACAACTATTCAAATTGTGTTGCGCAGTGCGCGTTAA
- a CDS encoding HIT family protein gives MASVFTKIIKGEIPCYKVAETDEFLAFLDVNPNSKGHTLCIPKKEVDKIFDLDEATYNGLMQFSRQVALAIEKVVPCKRVGMAVIGLEVPHTHVHLIPLHSMDDAQFINKVKMTVEEFENTAAAIKAQL, from the coding sequence ATGGCATCTGTTTTTACTAAAATAATAAAAGGGGAAATTCCTTGTTATAAGGTGGCTGAAACCGACGAGTTTTTGGCATTTCTCGATGTTAACCCTAATAGCAAAGGACATACACTGTGTATTCCGAAAAAGGAAGTCGATAAAATTTTCGATTTAGACGAAGCTACATATAACGGTTTAATGCAATTCTCTAGGCAAGTTGCCTTGGCTATAGAGAAAGTGGTGCCATGTAAGCGTGTAGGTATGGCCGTAATTGGATTAGAAGTCCCACATACCCATGTACATTTAATCCCGTTGCACAGTATGGACGATGCGCAGTTTATTAATAAAGTAAAAATGACGGTGGAAGAGTTTGAAAATACAGCCGCTGCTATAAAGGCTCAGCTGTAA
- the greA gene encoding transcription elongation factor GreA gives MSKVSYYTPEGLKKLRDELNQLRDVERAKASKAIAEARDKGDLSENAEYDAAKEAQGMLEMRISKLEEALAGARVIDESQLDMSKVLVLSKVKIKNQTNGMEMNYTLVADGEADLAAGKISVNSPIGRGLLGKSVGDVAEIQVPNGIIKFDIIEITR, from the coding sequence ATGAGTAAAGTATCGTACTATACACCGGAAGGTTTAAAAAAATTAAGAGACGAGCTAAATCAATTGAGAGATGTAGAGCGCGCAAAAGCATCGAAAGCTATTGCCGAAGCGAGAGATAAAGGCGATTTAAGTGAAAACGCAGAATACGATGCAGCCAAAGAAGCACAAGGCATGTTAGAAATGCGAATTTCCAAACTAGAGGAAGCCCTAGCTGGTGCCCGTGTAATAGATGAATCGCAGTTAGATATGTCTAAGGTATTAGTATTATCTAAAGTAAAAATAAAAAATCAAACCAATGGTATGGAAATGAATTATACCTTGGTAGCCGATGGTGAAGCCGATTTGGCTGCGGGCAAAATATCTGTTAATTCTCCAATAGGAAGAGGGTTACTAGGGAAATCTGTAGGCGATGTCGCCGAAATACAGGTTCCTAATGGTATTATTAAATTTGATATTATTGAAATTACTAGATAA
- a CDS encoding TonB-dependent receptor, producing the protein MKNLFNNLSSLLRQEFYQKKVLLLFAVLLCLGLNAQQNETQQDSTKTQTLDEVLVRAVRVQATSPITHTNVSKEDLEKRNLGQDIPVLLNFLPSVVTTTDAGAGVGYTGIRIRGINAQSTNITLNGIPYNDAESLGTFWVNLGDFASSVESLQLQRGVGTSTNGSGAFGASINILTDAVSEDANGEISNSFGSYNTRKHTVKFSTGKLNNHFEIAGRLSQINSDGYIDRATSDLKSYFLQGAYVDHNTLIKAIVFGGKEITYQSWNGLEDPDLLENNRTYNTAGQYTDENGVIQFYDNEVDNYNQDHYQLHWNERYNNYWSTNLGLNYTKGLGYFEQYKEDESFEDYGLAEITIGGETINETDLIRRRWLDNHFYVVNASANYKKNMLDMNFGLSYSSYIGDHIGEIIWAQYASDSNIRENYYRGQGKKKDFSLFAKATYRLHDKVSLYGDLQMRFVDYKTTGLTSDRVNLLVNEHYDFFNPKAGITYKLNSNNSFYFSYARANREPSRSDFESNPSIKPEQLNDFELGWRYNNNAFRISTNAYYMLYDEQLVLTGAIDNTGTPIRTNSGESYRLGLEVEAAIRLSEQFTMQPNFTLSSNKNKETFFKRDGVLENLGKTNLSFSPEFVAANALVFSPNSNIQMSLLSKYVGEQYMGNTDSEVSKLKDYFVNDFSITYQINPKSVFKTIVLSGLVNNMFNKKYVSNGYYYTFDDTWSSPGVTTTIEGAGYYPQATTNFLVGATLKF; encoded by the coding sequence ATGAAAAACCTATTCAACAATTTGTCATCTCTGCTAAGGCAGGAATTTTATCAAAAAAAAGTGTTACTCTTGTTTGCTGTCCTACTCTGTTTAGGCCTTAATGCACAACAAAACGAAACCCAACAGGATTCTACCAAAACACAAACGCTAGACGAAGTTTTAGTACGAGCGGTTCGCGTACAAGCCACATCGCCAATTACACACACAAATGTTTCAAAAGAAGACTTAGAGAAACGCAATTTAGGACAAGATATTCCAGTTTTGCTAAATTTCTTACCTTCGGTAGTTACTACCACCGATGCTGGTGCTGGTGTTGGTTACACCGGTATTCGTATTCGAGGTATTAATGCACAATCTACCAATATTACCCTTAATGGTATTCCGTATAACGATGCCGAATCTTTAGGCACATTTTGGGTTAATTTAGGTGATTTTGCATCGTCGGTAGAAAGTTTACAATTGCAACGTGGTGTTGGGACATCAACCAATGGTTCGGGCGCTTTCGGTGCCAGTATTAATATTCTTACCGATGCAGTTTCAGAAGACGCAAATGGCGAAATTTCGAATTCTTTTGGTAGTTATAATACCAGAAAGCACACAGTAAAATTTAGTACTGGGAAACTCAATAATCACTTTGAGATTGCTGGACGTTTATCTCAAATTAATTCTGATGGCTATATAGATCGCGCGACATCAGATTTAAAATCGTACTTTCTTCAGGGAGCTTACGTCGACCATAATACTCTAATAAAAGCCATTGTATTTGGTGGGAAAGAAATAACCTATCAATCCTGGAATGGTTTAGAAGACCCAGATCTGTTGGAAAATAATAGAACGTACAATACTGCGGGCCAGTACACCGACGAAAATGGGGTAATACAGTTTTACGATAACGAAGTAGACAATTATAACCAAGACCATTATCAATTGCATTGGAACGAGCGCTACAATAACTATTGGTCCACAAATTTAGGTTTAAATTACACAAAAGGACTGGGCTATTTTGAGCAATACAAGGAAGATGAATCTTTTGAAGATTATGGATTAGCCGAAATTACCATTGGTGGCGAAACTATTAATGAAACCGATTTAATTCGTCGCCGTTGGTTGGATAATCATTTTTACGTTGTAAACGCAAGTGCAAACTATAAAAAAAATATGTTGGATATGAATTTTGGTTTATCCTACAGCAGCTATATTGGCGACCATATTGGCGAAATAATATGGGCACAATACGCGAGTGATTCTAATATTCGCGAAAACTATTATCGCGGGCAAGGTAAGAAAAAAGACTTTAGTTTGTTTGCGAAAGCCACCTACCGACTTCATGATAAAGTGAGTTTGTATGGCGATTTACAAATGCGTTTTGTAGATTATAAAACCACAGGATTAACATCAGATCGGGTAAATTTATTGGTAAATGAACACTACGATTTTTTTAATCCTAAAGCTGGAATTACCTATAAATTAAACTCGAATAACAGTTTTTACTTTTCTTACGCCAGAGCAAACCGTGAACCCAGTCGAAGTGATTTTGAAAGTAACCCAAGCATAAAACCAGAACAATTAAACGATTTCGAACTGGGTTGGAGGTATAACAATAACGCTTTCAGAATAAGCACCAATGCCTATTATATGTTATACGATGAGCAATTGGTATTAACAGGTGCCATAGATAATACGGGTACACCAATACGAACAAATAGCGGCGAGAGTTACAGGTTAGGTCTAGAAGTTGAAGCGGCCATAAGGCTTTCTGAGCAGTTTACAATGCAACCAAACTTTACTCTAAGTTCTAATAAAAATAAAGAAACATTTTTTAAAAGAGACGGTGTATTAGAAAATTTAGGAAAAACAAACCTCTCATTTTCACCAGAATTCGTAGCCGCAAATGCCTTGGTTTTCAGTCCGAATTCCAACATACAAATGTCACTTTTAAGTAAATATGTAGGGGAGCAGTATATGGGGAATACCGATTCTGAAGTTTCAAAATTAAAAGATTATTTTGTAAATGATTTTAGTATAACGTATCAAATTAATCCAAAATCTGTTTTTAAAACTATCGTTTTGTCTGGTTTGGTAAATAATATGTTTAATAAAAAATATGTATCAAACGGATATTATTATACTTTCGATGATACTTGGAGTTCTCCAGGAGTTACCACAACTATTGAAGGTGCAGGATATTACCCACAAGCCACCACTAATTTTTTAGTGGGAGCAACTTTAAAATTTTAA
- the arfB gene encoding alternative ribosome rescue aminoacyl-tRNA hydrolase ArfB — MIDKEALLQEVKFKAIRSSGAGGQHVNKVSSKIELTFNVLKSIALSDRQKERLQQKLQHRLTKDGVLILQCDESRSQHKNKDLVIKRFFDVISKSLAVPKKRIPTKIPKSVIRKRLKYKRNLSEKKSRRRKPDLD, encoded by the coding sequence ATGATAGACAAAGAAGCCTTGTTACAAGAAGTAAAGTTTAAAGCCATTAGGAGTTCTGGTGCTGGTGGACAACATGTAAATAAAGTATCTTCTAAAATTGAACTCACTTTTAATGTCCTAAAGTCGATTGCGCTTAGTGATCGTCAAAAAGAGCGCTTGCAGCAAAAACTACAACACAGATTAACAAAAGACGGTGTTTTAATATTACAATGTGATGAAAGTAGGAGCCAGCATAAAAACAAAGACCTGGTGATTAAACGATTTTTCGATGTAATTTCTAAAAGTTTAGCAGTCCCCAAAAAAAGAATACCTACCAAAATTCCAAAATCTGTTATTCGAAAACGCCTAAAATACAAACGAAATCTTTCAGAAAAAAAGTCGCGTAGAAGAAAGCCAGATCTCGATTAA
- a CDS encoding DUF4301 family protein — MEEKYKQQPANCLKVVLFGPESTGKTTLSRKLARYYNSVWVPEYAREYLQNKWNNERKTCEVKDLLPIAEGQMTLENELATKTNTVLICDTDLLETKVYSETYYSGTCHPLLEKYALQNTYDLYFLTYIDIPWEADDLRDRPEDREAMFNAFEEALIKYNRPYVVLKGDKKTRLETAVKHIDELLSIKNLLLLDTDVVHINSKGISVKQVEKQVERIKNGMSYSNLVAAASIENGIDKYTEAEAEDLIGLYESKQNSLDMVKFVPASGAATRMFKFLFEFLQQFNPEKETVEAYAKRLNDTQILTFVDNLEQFPFYHQVLSKLKTRHPNVERLSKEQTYLEFIKTMLDENALNYSFLPKGLLPFHKYKDGVVSAFHEHLLESTLYGASNKKANLHFTISEKHQSYFDDELAKIVTNLERETNTTFKVSFSYQKQETETVALTESHEIYRNKDGSILFRPSGHGALLENLNALNSDLIFIKNIDNIVVFDNSKKQAKYKKLIAGVLIKAQEQVFSFLHDLDNETVTEADMLAMALFLSENLNVSITDEFDDLSSSKKKAYLKEKLNRPIRVCGMVKNEGEPGGGPFWVKDKYEEISLQIVEFAQIDINNKAQFEIANNATHFNPTDLVCGTKNYKGEAFNLLEYVDPEAAFVTMKTQNGDPIKALELPGLWNGSMAHWNSIFVEIPLETFNPVKTVNDLLKPQHQGL, encoded by the coding sequence ATGGAAGAAAAATATAAACAACAACCTGCAAACTGCTTAAAAGTAGTTTTGTTTGGACCAGAATCTACTGGAAAAACAACTTTGTCTAGAAAGTTGGCACGGTATTACAACTCGGTTTGGGTACCGGAATATGCTCGTGAATACTTACAAAACAAATGGAACAACGAGCGTAAAACTTGTGAGGTAAAAGATCTATTACCTATTGCCGAAGGGCAAATGACATTAGAAAATGAACTCGCTACAAAAACCAATACTGTGTTAATTTGCGATACCGATTTGTTGGAAACAAAGGTGTATTCTGAAACATATTACTCGGGTACTTGCCATCCGTTGCTAGAAAAATATGCTTTACAAAACACTTACGACTTGTATTTTTTAACCTATATAGATATTCCATGGGAGGCAGACGATTTAAGAGATCGGCCAGAAGATAGAGAGGCTATGTTTAACGCTTTTGAGGAGGCATTAATTAAATATAACAGACCTTATGTTGTATTAAAAGGTGATAAAAAAACACGTTTAGAAACTGCGGTAAAGCATATTGATGAGCTCTTGTCAATTAAGAATTTATTGTTATTAGATACAGATGTTGTACATATAAATAGTAAAGGCATCTCGGTTAAACAAGTTGAAAAGCAAGTAGAGCGCATTAAAAACGGTATGTCTTATTCCAATCTTGTCGCTGCGGCAAGTATAGAAAACGGTATAGATAAATATACAGAAGCAGAGGCTGAAGATTTAATTGGTTTGTACGAGAGCAAACAAAACAGTTTAGATATGGTCAAGTTTGTACCCGCATCTGGAGCCGCAACTCGTATGTTTAAATTTCTGTTTGAGTTTTTACAGCAATTTAACCCCGAGAAAGAAACCGTTGAAGCTTACGCTAAGCGACTCAACGATACCCAAATACTTACTTTTGTTGATAACTTAGAGCAATTCCCGTTTTATCACCAAGTTTTATCAAAACTAAAAACGAGACACCCCAATGTCGAGCGTTTATCTAAAGAGCAGACTTACTTAGAGTTTATAAAAACTATGCTCGACGAAAACGCTTTAAATTATAGTTTTCTACCAAAAGGCTTGTTGCCATTTCATAAATATAAAGATGGTGTCGTTTCGGCTTTTCATGAGCATTTATTGGAGTCTACATTATATGGGGCTTCCAATAAAAAGGCAAATTTACATTTTACAATTTCAGAAAAACATCAGTCTTATTTTGATGATGAATTGGCTAAAATTGTAACAAATTTAGAACGCGAAACAAACACAACTTTTAAGGTGTCTTTTTCTTATCAAAAACAAGAGACAGAAACCGTAGCATTAACCGAGAGTCATGAAATTTATAGAAATAAAGATGGTTCTATTTTATTTAGACCCTCAGGACATGGCGCTTTATTAGAAAATTTAAACGCTCTAAATAGCGATCTAATATTTATAAAAAACATCGATAATATTGTAGTTTTTGACAACAGTAAAAAACAAGCTAAATACAAAAAACTTATTGCAGGAGTGCTGATAAAAGCTCAGGAGCAGGTGTTTTCTTTTTTACATGACTTAGATAATGAAACGGTTACCGAAGCAGATATGCTGGCTATGGCTTTATTTCTTTCTGAAAATTTAAATGTTTCGATTACTGATGAGTTTGATGATTTAAGTTCATCTAAAAAGAAAGCCTATTTAAAAGAAAAGCTAAACCGCCCCATTCGTGTTTGTGGTATGGTTAAAAACGAGGGCGAGCCTGGTGGTGGTCCATTTTGGGTTAAAGATAAATATGAGGAAATATCTTTACAAATTGTAGAGTTTGCTCAAATTGATATAAATAATAAAGCACAGTTTGAAATCGCCAATAACGCAACCCATTTTAATCCTACAGATTTGGTTTGCGGCACAAAAAATTATAAAGGCGAAGCGTTTAATCTTTTGGAATATGTGGATCCTGAGGCTGCTTTTGTTACTATGAAAACACAAAATGGAGACCCTATAAAGGCATTAGAGTTACCAGGTTTATGGAATGGAAGTATGGCTCACTGGAACTCTATTTTTGTTGAGATTCCTTTAGAAACTTTTAACCCTGTTAAAACCGTTAACGATTTATTAAAACCACAACACCAAGGTTTATAA
- the pnuC gene encoding nicotinamide riboside transporter PnuC → MNPIFEFLFEQYSDYKTTDIALEIVAVIFGFLSVWFSKQNNVLVFPTGMISTSIFVYLLFKWELLGDMMINGYYFIMSIYGWYIWTRKVDEKQVTQITRMSSAEKKISTVIFMATLLFVYFVYLYFDKWTGFVAYIDTVTTAIFFVGMWLMARKKLENWIFWIIGDLISILLYFYKGFTFTSFQYLGFTVIAIMGYLAWKKNINNNLQTA, encoded by the coding sequence ATGAACCCCATTTTTGAGTTTTTATTTGAGCAGTATTCAGACTATAAAACCACCGATATCGCTCTAGAAATTGTTGCGGTAATTTTTGGATTTCTTTCTGTTTGGTTTTCTAAACAAAATAACGTTCTGGTATTTCCAACAGGCATGATTAGCACGAGCATTTTTGTGTATCTCTTGTTTAAATGGGAGTTGTTAGGCGATATGATGATAAATGGGTATTATTTTATAATGAGTATCTATGGTTGGTATATTTGGACTAGAAAGGTAGACGAAAAACAAGTGACCCAAATTACACGTATGTCAAGTGCAGAGAAAAAGATAAGTACAGTAATATTTATGGCAACTTTGCTATTCGTTTACTTCGTTTATTTGTATTTTGATAAATGGACAGGTTTTGTGGCTTATATCGATACCGTGACCACAGCTATTTTTTTTGTGGGTATGTGGTTAATGGCACGCAAAAAACTTGAAAACTGGATTTTTTGGATTATAGGTGATCTTATCTCAATACTATTGTATTTTTACAAAGGCTTTACATTTACGAGTTTTCAATATTTAGGATTTACAGTTATTGCCATAATGGGTTATTTAGCATGGAAGAAAAATATAAACAACAACCTGCAAACTGCTTAA
- a CDS encoding 4'-phosphopantetheinyl transferase family protein, giving the protein MPLYKTIEPNSQTTVKIWKITESYTDLYESVYLKPSSLERVLGMKSELHQRGFLSVRKLLEAFGYTDKDLIYNENGKPYLKDGKHISITHSFNFSAIIVSDAIIGIDIEKQRSKINIIAHKFIDYEFDYLDEKNSDYTKKLTAIWCIKESLYKLFATPGLSFRKHCLVIPFCLKDNETVAWIDYNHRKHKYDTHFLEFEGFTCAYALEN; this is encoded by the coding sequence ATGCCACTTTATAAAACCATAGAACCAAATTCACAAACTACTGTTAAAATATGGAAGATTACAGAATCTTATACCGATTTGTATGAGTCTGTCTATCTAAAACCTTCCAGTTTAGAACGGGTTTTAGGCATGAAGAGTGAATTGCATCAGCGCGGCTTTTTAAGTGTGCGTAAATTGCTTGAAGCCTTTGGCTATACAGATAAGGATTTAATTTATAACGAAAACGGCAAACCCTATTTAAAAGATGGAAAGCACATATCTATAACACATTCTTTTAATTTTTCTGCAATTATTGTGAGCGACGCTATTATTGGAATAGATATCGAAAAGCAACGGTCTAAAATTAATATTATCGCGCACAAGTTTATAGATTATGAGTTTGATTATCTAGATGAAAAAAATTCCGATTATACCAAGAAACTAACGGCTATTTGGTGTATCAAGGAATCTTTATACAAGCTTTTTGCAACACCAGGATTAAGTTTTAGAAAACACTGTTTGGTTATTCCGTTTTGTTTAAAAGATAACGAAACTGTAGCTTGGATTGATTACAACCACAGAAAACATAAATACGATACACATTTTTTAGAGTTCGAAGGCTTTACCTGTGCCTATGCCCTAGAAAATTAA
- the ahcY gene encoding adenosylhomocysteinase, translating to MSTKTIPYVAHKVKDMSLAAWGRKEIKLAEAEMPGLMSLREEYGSTQPLKGARIAGCLHMTIQTAVLIETLQALGAEVTWSSCNIFSTQDQAAAAIAATGTSVYAWKDMTEEEFDWCIEQTLFFGEDRKPLNMILDDGGDLTNMVLDKYPELAAGIKGLSEETTTGVHRLYERVKNGTLPMPAINVNDSVTKSKFDNKYGCKESAVDAVRRATDIMLAGKRVTVCGYGDVGKGTAASFKGAGSIVTVTEIDPICALQAAMDGFEVKRLETVVANSDIVITTTGNKDIVRAEHFEAMKDKTIVCNIGHFDNEIQMSWLNENHGHTKDTIKPQVDKYNINGKDIIILAEGRLVNLGCATGHPSFVMSNSFTNQTLAQIELWNNAEAYQNDVYMLPKHLDEKVAKLHLEKIGVELTELKPDQAEYIGVTVNGPYKPEHYRY from the coding sequence ATGAGCACAAAAACAATTCCATACGTAGCCCATAAAGTAAAAGACATGTCGCTTGCAGCGTGGGGACGAAAAGAAATAAAATTAGCAGAAGCCGAAATGCCAGGTTTAATGAGCCTTCGTGAAGAATATGGAAGCACTCAACCCCTAAAAGGAGCTCGAATTGCTGGTTGTTTACACATGACCATTCAAACGGCAGTTTTAATTGAAACCTTACAAGCTTTAGGGGCCGAAGTGACTTGGAGTTCTTGTAATATTTTTTCGACTCAAGATCAAGCGGCAGCTGCGATTGCTGCAACTGGAACCTCGGTTTATGCCTGGAAAGATATGACTGAAGAGGAATTTGATTGGTGTATCGAGCAGACCTTATTTTTTGGAGAAGACCGAAAGCCTTTAAACATGATTCTTGATGATGGTGGCGATTTAACCAATATGGTTTTAGATAAATATCCAGAATTAGCTGCAGGTATAAAAGGCTTATCTGAAGAGACGACCACGGGTGTTCATAGATTATACGAGCGTGTAAAAAATGGTACTTTACCAATGCCTGCTATTAACGTAAACGACTCGGTTACAAAATCTAAATTCGATAATAAATACGGTTGTAAAGAAAGTGCTGTTGATGCGGTACGTAGAGCAACTGATATTATGTTAGCCGGAAAACGCGTAACAGTTTGTGGCTACGGCGATGTTGGGAAAGGAACTGCAGCTTCTTTTAAAGGTGCTGGAAGTATTGTAACAGTAACAGAAATAGATCCTATTTGTGCCTTACAAGCAGCGATGGATGGCTTTGAAGTAAAGAGACTAGAAACGGTTGTAGCCAATTCAGACATTGTAATTACTACGACGGGGAATAAAGATATCGTTCGTGCCGAACATTTCGAAGCGATGAAAGACAAGACCATTGTGTGTAATATTGGCCATTTTGATAACGAAATTCAAATGAGCTGGTTAAATGAAAACCATGGTCACACTAAAGATACCATTAAACCTCAAGTAGATAAATACAATATTAACGGAAAGGATATTATTATCCTTGCCGAAGGTCGTTTAGTTAATTTAGGTTGTGCAACTGGACATCCAAGTTTTGTAATGAGTAACTCGTTTACTAATCAAACTCTGGCACAAATTGAACTGTGGAACAATGCAGAAGCCTACCAAAACGATGTGTATATGTTACCTAAACATTTAGATGAAAAGGTAGCTAAATTACACCTTGAAAAAATTGGTGTAGAGCTAACAGAATTAAAGCCAGACCAAGCGGAATACATAGGCGTTACAGTTAATGGCCCATACAAACCAGAGCACTACCGTTACTAA